In Nicotiana tabacum cultivar K326 chromosome 11, ASM71507v2, whole genome shotgun sequence, a single window of DNA contains:
- the LOC142165975 gene encoding uncharacterized protein LOC142165975 produces the protein MDVTDQQDANSTNTSVAILPSTGIDPSDPLYLHPSDNPSTMLVSIPFDEIGYIFWRCSVLRRLSIKNKLGFVSGECKQPNLQSPNYRQWERCDNMVTLWILNSLSKEIADSVEYVSDVAELWKELEDRYEQTNGATLFQVQKEINDLSQGVLDITGYYTTLKKLWEELNTLIKRTQCSCVCSCGAKESMYKDAQDRRLIQFLMRLNEVYTIVRGSILMMNPLPTMAQAFSLLVQDEKQREIKPNNQLPIESTSLNVNNVGPSPFRTNFSPSYNYSGNNRGRPNLAQYSQSTQNSNQNFRPNRGKRMVANVQGVPADAMTSIVVCSSSIDFDKLSCRCFESKIDTWILDLGASNHITFNKSLLSDIVTLPYPLLVVSPNGYKVNVTEIENVKLVPEITLYKAPSLKRPLEIGKVKDGLYLLSKSSSFPSTLHSLPLSPTVDTNTEPFSEGTVSDQRNACNTPNVMSLSLDASSPSDHLHFSPAPVTAKSSPIHNTSIPHITNSPSTQHTLGLTPLLKRSLREHKTPAYLKDHIYYVYQPALHKQTTTLQHSDFSMNALFSKHHYTSANTLVHDSQSLDLVSLPPRKKAIGCRWVYKLKHKADETIERFKARSLVDTQGLVCKLNKSLYGLKQTSRQWYEKLTEALCSRGYEHSVNNYSLFTKRKGNSVVYVAVYVDDRKFLLDLSKEYDCLEYSILASPLDPNAKLRAKEGVPLTDPTYYRNLVGKLNFLTNTRLDIAFSVQHLSQFMQDPREPHLKAAFYLLRYLKGDPTLGVFMSKDSDWSI, from the exons ATGGATGTCACTGATCAACAAGATGCGAATTCTACTAATACGAGTGTCGCGATACTTCCAAGCACGGGAATTGATCCAAGTGATCCTTTGTATCTGCACCCATCTGATAATCCTAGTACAATGCTTGTGTCTATCCCATTTGATGAGATAGGGTATATATTCTGGAGATGCAGTGTTCTTCGTAGATTGTCCATAAAGAACAAATTAGGCTTTGTCAGTGGGGAATGCAAACAACCAAATCTACAATCCCCAAACTATAGGCAGTGGGAACGATGTGACAACATGGTAACTTTGTGGATTCTAAACTCTCTTTCCAAAGAGATTGCAGATAGTGTCGAATATGTGAGTGATGTTGCTGAATTATGGAAGGAGCTGGAGGATCGCTATGAACAAACCAATGGAGCTACATTGTTTCAAGTTCAGAAAGAAATCAATGATCTCTCTCAAGGAGTCCTTGACATCACTGGCTATTATACTACGCTGAAAAAGTTGTGGGAAGAATTAAATACTCTGATCAAAAGGACTCAGTGTAGTTGTGTTTGTAGTTGTGGGGCAAAGGAAAGCATGTACAAGGATGCACAAGATAGAAGATTGATACAGTTTCTCATGAGACTCAATGAAGTGTATACTATAGTTCGAGGAAGTATCCTTATGATGAATCCACTGCCCACAATGGCCCAAGCCTTTTCTTTACTTGTCCAGGATGAAAAACAAAGGGAGATTAAACCAAATAATCAATTGCCAATTGAGTCCACCTCTTTGAATGTGAACAATGTAGGACCGAGTCCTTTTAGAACCAATTTCTCACCAAGCTACAATTACTCTGGAAACAACAGAGGCCGTCCT AACCTTGCACAATATTCTCAGAGTACTCAGAACTCCAATCAAAATTTTAGACCTAATAGAGGAAAGAGGATGGTAGCAAATGTGCAAGGAGTGCCAGCTGATGCAATGACAA GTATTGTTGTTTGCTCATCTTCTATTGATTTTGATAAACTATCTTGTAGATGCTTTGAATCAAAGATTGATACATGGATACTAGATTTAGGAGCCTCAAACCACATCACCTTTAACAAATCCCTACTGTCTGACATTGTAACCTTGCCTTATCCCCTTTTAGTTGTTTCACCAAATGGCTATAAAGTAAATGTGACAGAAATTGAGAATGTAAAACTTGTACCTGAGATCACTCTGTATAAA GCCCCTTCACTGAAGAGGCCTCTGGAGATTGGTAAAGTCAAGGATGGGTTGTACCTGCT ttCCAAATCTTCCTCCTTTCCTTCAACTCTTCATTCACTTCCTCTTAGTCCCACAGTTGATACCAATACAGAGCCATTCTCAGAAGGAACTGTGAGTGATCAAAGGAATGCATGCAATACACCCAATGTTATGTCACTTTCCCTTGATGCCTCTTCTCCCTCTGATCATTTACACTTTTCACCCGCACCTGTCACTGCAAAATCATCACCAATACATAATACCTCCATCCCACACATCACCAATTCACCTTCAACACAGCACACACTTGGTCTAACTCCACTTTTGAAAAGGTCACTAAGAGAACATAAAACACCTGCATACCTGAAAGATCACATATATTATGTGTATCAACCTGCCTTACATAAACAAACAACTACACTTCAACATTCTGACTTCTCTATGAATGCACTATTTTCTAAACATCACTATACTTCTGCTAATACTCTAGTTCATGATAGTCAATCTTTG GACCTTGTATCACTGCCTCCtcggaagaaggcaattggatgtaGGTGGGTTTACAAATTGAAACACAAAGCAGatgaaaccattgaaagatttaaagcaAG GTCTTTGGTGGATACCCAAGGTTTGGTTTGTAAATTGAATAAATCTCTGTATGGGTTGAAGCAAACAAGCAGACAATGGTATGAAAAACTAACTGAGGCATTATGTTCAAGGGGATATGAACATTCTGTGAATAATTACTCCCTGTTTACCAAGAGGAAGGGGAACTCAGTTGTATATGTAGcagtttatgtggatgat AGGAAATTTCTTCTTGACTTGTCGAAGGAGTATGACTGCTTGGAGTATAGTATTCTTGCTTCACCCCTTGATCCCAATGCGAAACTAAGAGCAAAAGAGGGGGTGCCCTTGACAGATCCCACTTATTATAGAAATCTGGTTGGAAAGTTGAACTTCCTCACAAACACAAGGTTGGATATTGCTTTCAGTGTGCAACACCTCAGCCAGTTCATGCAGGACCCTAGGGAGCCCCATTTAAAAGCTGCCTTCTATTTGTTGAGATATCTCAAGGGTGATCCCACTCTGGGTGTGTTTATGTCCAAGGATTCAGACTGGTCAATTTAA